One stretch of Sylvia atricapilla isolate bSylAtr1 chromosome 4, bSylAtr1.pri, whole genome shotgun sequence DNA includes these proteins:
- the LOC136360333 gene encoding rho-related BTB domain-containing protein 2-like isoform X2 produces MDPDVDYERPNVETIKCVVVGDNAVGKTRLICARACNATLSQYRLLATHVPTVWAIDQYRVCQEVLERSRDVVDEVSVSLRLWDTFGDHHKDRRFAYGRSDVVVLCFSLANPNSLRHVKTMWYPEIKHFCPRTPIVLVGCQLDLRYADLDAVNRARRPLAKPIKPSDILPPERGHEVAQELGVPYYETSVVAQFGVKDVFDNAIRAALVSRRHLQFWKSHLRKMQRPLLQAPFLPPKPPPPLIQVPEAPPGLGGGPAALFQAPLCADVVFQLQGGHRVFAHRVYLATACSRFYDLFMLEGPPESEGDEGSRDLSSWGRGFLSLHWEPVADPVAGRERRMAVVAMDRGVRPEPLRAVLEYLYTGKLERPHGDLRQVGAVAELLEVFDLRMMVANELNQESFMNQEITKAFHVRRANRVKECLAKGVFADVVFRVDDGAVPAHKPLLIAGCDWMRAMFRGGFRESYADEVSLPGTNCACLRAVLDFLYTGVFTPTPDLDAMELLILTDRLCLPRLQALTEQYAVDELLRAFMQRVEIDEQVIIYLEMTQFHNARQLAAWCLHYICTNYNRVCRRFPREMKFMSPENQAHFERHRWPPVWYLKEEDLYLRSKKEREREEQLQRKQHPRSKWCFWRPSPPVS; encoded by the exons ATGGACCCCGACGTGGACTACGAGCGCCCCAACGTCGAGACCATCAAGTGCGTCGTGGTGGGCGACAACGCGGTGGGCAAGACGCGGCTGATCTGCGCCCGCGCCTGCAACGCCACGCTGAGCCAGTACCGGCTGCTGGCCACACACGTGCCCACCGTGTGGGCCATCGACCAGTACCGCGTCTGCCAGGAG GTGCTGGAGCGCTCCCGGGATGTGGTGGACGAGGTCAGCGTTTCCTTGCGCCTCTGGGACACCTTCGGGGACCACCACAAGGACCGGCGCTTCGCCTATGGCAG GTCGGACGTGGTGGTGCTCTGCTTCTCGCTGGCGAACCCCAACTCGCTGCGGCACGTGAAGACCATGTGGTACCCCGAGATCAAGCACTTCTGCCCCCGCACCCCCATCGTGCTGGTGGGCTGCCAGCTGGACCTGCGCTATGCCGACCTGGACGCTGTCAACCGCGCGCGCCGGCCGCTGGCCAA GCCCATCAAACCCTCGGACATCCTGCCACCAGAGCGGGGCCACGAGGtggcccaggagctgggggtgcccTACTACGAGACCAGCGTGGTGGCCCAGTTCGGGGTCAAGGATGTGTTCGACAATGCCATCCGTGCCGCACTCGTGTCCCGCCGCCACCTGCAGTTCTGGAAGTCGCACCTGCGCAAGATGCAACGCCCGTTGCTGCAGGCGCCCTTTCTGCCCCCCAAGCCTCCCCCGCCCCTCATCCAGGTGCCCGAAGCTCCCCCCGGCCTGGGGGGGGGCCCGGCTGCCCTGTTCCAAGCCCCGCTCTGCGCCGACGTCGTCTTCCAGCTGCAGGGCGGCCACCGCGTCTTCGCCCACCGCGTCTACCTGGCCACCGCCTGCTCGCGCTTCTACGACCTCTTCATGCTGGAGGGGCCACCCGAGAGCGAGGGGGACGAGGGGAGCCGTGACCTGTCATCGTGGGGCCGCGGCTTCCTGAGTCTGCACTGGGAGCCGGTGGCCGACCCGGTGGCGGGGCGAGAGCGGCGGATGGCGGTGGTGGCCATGGACCGGGGCGTGCGGCCGGAGCCGCTCCGCGCCGTGCTGGAGTATTTGTACACAGGGAAGCTGGAGCGGCCCCACGGCGACCTGAGGCAGGTGGGTGCCGTGGCCGAGCTGCTGGAGGTGTTCGACCTGCGGATGATGGTAGCCAACGAGCTCAACCAGGAGAGCTTCATGAACCAGGAGATCACCAAGGCCTTCCACGTGCGCCGTGCCAACCGTGTCAAGGAGTGCCTGGCCAAGGGCGTCTTTGCAG acGTGGTGTTCCGTGTGGATGACGGGGCCGTGCCGGCGCACAAGCCGCTGCTCATCGCCGGCTGCGACTGGATGAGGGCCATGTTCCGGGGGGGCTTCCGTGAGAGCTACGCTGATGAG gtgtccctgcccggcACCAACTGCGCCTGCCTCCGTGCCGTCCTCGACTTCCTCTACACAGGGGTCTTCACCCCCACGCCCGACCTGGATGCCATGgagctcctcatcctcacagacCGGCTGTGCCTGCCGCGGTTGCAGGCGCTCACCG AGCAATACGCCGTCGATGAGCTGCTCCGAGCCTTCATGCAGCGCGTGGAGATCGATGAGCAGGTCATCATCTATCTGGAGATGACGCAG TTCCACAACGCCCGGCAACTGGCGGCGTGGTGCCTGCACTACATCTGCACCAACTACAACCGCGTGTGCCGCCGCTTCCCCCGAGAGATGAAATTCATGTCCCCAG AGAATCAGGCGCACTTCGAGCGGCATCGCTGGCCCCCGGTGTGGTACCTGAAGGAGGAGGATCTGTACCTGCGCTCCAAGAAGGAGCGGGAGCGcgaggagcagctgcagcgcAAGCAACACCCCCGCAGCAAGTGGTGCTTCTGGCGGCCCTCGCCCCCCGTGTCCTGA
- the LOC136360333 gene encoding rho-related BTB domain-containing protein 2-like isoform X1, protein MDPDVDYERPNVETIKCVVVGDNAVGKTRLICARACNATLSQYRLLATHVPTVWAIDQYRVCQEVLERSRDVVDEVSVSLRLWDTFGDHHKDRRFAYGRSDVVVLCFSLANPNSLRHVKTMWYPEIKHFCPRTPIVLVGCQLDLRYADLDAVNRARRPLAKPIKPSDILPPERGHEVAQELGVPYYETSVVAQFGVKDVFDNAIRAALVSRRHLQFWKSHLRKMQRPLLQAPFLPPKPPPPLIQVPEAPPGLGGGPAALFQAPLCADVVFQLQGGHRVFAHRVYLATACSRFYDLFMLEGPPESEGDEGSRDLSSWGRGFLSLHWEPVADPVAGRERRMAVVAMDRGVRPEPLRAVLEYLYTGKLERPHGDLRQVGAVAELLEVFDLRMMVANELNQESFMNQEITKAFHVRRANRVKECLAKGVFADVVFRVDDGAVPAHKPLLIAGCDWMRAMFRGGFRESYADEVSLPGTNCACLRAVLDFLYTGVFTPTPDLDAMELLILTDRLCLPRLQALTEQYAVDELLRAFMQRVEIDEQVIIYLEMTQFHNARQLAAWCLHYICTNYNRVCRRFPREMKFMSPGTGRDTGKMGMGASPPCPEPRDVPAENQAHFERHRWPPVWYLKEEDLYLRSKKEREREEQLQRKQHPRSKWCFWRPSPPVS, encoded by the exons ATGGACCCCGACGTGGACTACGAGCGCCCCAACGTCGAGACCATCAAGTGCGTCGTGGTGGGCGACAACGCGGTGGGCAAGACGCGGCTGATCTGCGCCCGCGCCTGCAACGCCACGCTGAGCCAGTACCGGCTGCTGGCCACACACGTGCCCACCGTGTGGGCCATCGACCAGTACCGCGTCTGCCAGGAG GTGCTGGAGCGCTCCCGGGATGTGGTGGACGAGGTCAGCGTTTCCTTGCGCCTCTGGGACACCTTCGGGGACCACCACAAGGACCGGCGCTTCGCCTATGGCAG GTCGGACGTGGTGGTGCTCTGCTTCTCGCTGGCGAACCCCAACTCGCTGCGGCACGTGAAGACCATGTGGTACCCCGAGATCAAGCACTTCTGCCCCCGCACCCCCATCGTGCTGGTGGGCTGCCAGCTGGACCTGCGCTATGCCGACCTGGACGCTGTCAACCGCGCGCGCCGGCCGCTGGCCAA GCCCATCAAACCCTCGGACATCCTGCCACCAGAGCGGGGCCACGAGGtggcccaggagctgggggtgcccTACTACGAGACCAGCGTGGTGGCCCAGTTCGGGGTCAAGGATGTGTTCGACAATGCCATCCGTGCCGCACTCGTGTCCCGCCGCCACCTGCAGTTCTGGAAGTCGCACCTGCGCAAGATGCAACGCCCGTTGCTGCAGGCGCCCTTTCTGCCCCCCAAGCCTCCCCCGCCCCTCATCCAGGTGCCCGAAGCTCCCCCCGGCCTGGGGGGGGGCCCGGCTGCCCTGTTCCAAGCCCCGCTCTGCGCCGACGTCGTCTTCCAGCTGCAGGGCGGCCACCGCGTCTTCGCCCACCGCGTCTACCTGGCCACCGCCTGCTCGCGCTTCTACGACCTCTTCATGCTGGAGGGGCCACCCGAGAGCGAGGGGGACGAGGGGAGCCGTGACCTGTCATCGTGGGGCCGCGGCTTCCTGAGTCTGCACTGGGAGCCGGTGGCCGACCCGGTGGCGGGGCGAGAGCGGCGGATGGCGGTGGTGGCCATGGACCGGGGCGTGCGGCCGGAGCCGCTCCGCGCCGTGCTGGAGTATTTGTACACAGGGAAGCTGGAGCGGCCCCACGGCGACCTGAGGCAGGTGGGTGCCGTGGCCGAGCTGCTGGAGGTGTTCGACCTGCGGATGATGGTAGCCAACGAGCTCAACCAGGAGAGCTTCATGAACCAGGAGATCACCAAGGCCTTCCACGTGCGCCGTGCCAACCGTGTCAAGGAGTGCCTGGCCAAGGGCGTCTTTGCAG acGTGGTGTTCCGTGTGGATGACGGGGCCGTGCCGGCGCACAAGCCGCTGCTCATCGCCGGCTGCGACTGGATGAGGGCCATGTTCCGGGGGGGCTTCCGTGAGAGCTACGCTGATGAG gtgtccctgcccggcACCAACTGCGCCTGCCTCCGTGCCGTCCTCGACTTCCTCTACACAGGGGTCTTCACCCCCACGCCCGACCTGGATGCCATGgagctcctcatcctcacagacCGGCTGTGCCTGCCGCGGTTGCAGGCGCTCACCG AGCAATACGCCGTCGATGAGCTGCTCCGAGCCTTCATGCAGCGCGTGGAGATCGATGAGCAGGTCATCATCTATCTGGAGATGACGCAG TTCCACAACGCCCGGCAACTGGCGGCGTGGTGCCTGCACTACATCTGCACCAACTACAACCGCGTGTGCCGCCGCTTCCCCCGAGAGATGAAATTCATGTCCCCAGGTACGGGGAGGGACACGGGGAAGATGGGCATGGGGGCGTCCCCGCCGTGCCCTGAGCCCCGGGATGTCCCCGCAGAGAATCAGGCGCACTTCGAGCGGCATCGCTGGCCCCCGGTGTGGTACCTGAAGGAGGAGGATCTGTACCTGCGCTCCAAGAAGGAGCGGGAGCGcgaggagcagctgcagcgcAAGCAACACCCCCGCAGCAAGTGGTGCTTCTGGCGGCCCTCGCCCCCCGTGTCCTGA
- the WDR54 gene encoding WD repeat-containing protein 54 — MAAASTGPYRRERSLTLRSSSSALYNNLAVLCPPARPPAFGTVHGTTLSLLGNEGPPRQLQARGGGSALSIPLLTQAAWCELPSRVLLVLTSQRGVQMYDSDGSTMVFWHALDVPEHPAAHSVFARGISAAGSHFVCVGTSFGAVLVFDIPPKGTNVTLSEVLEQHRDPVTDIAAEQGQAPDGAGDLVTADDSGALCLWSTGEEFTLLGKIPGSGSTCSSVRLWNGIVAAGYGNGQIRLWEAGSGQIRAQVSAHARWIYALDLAPLTGKLLSGAEDSFVHVWKLSRNPDTDDIEIQHCHTECVTDTQVCGTRFCDPAGDTFAVTGYDLSEILCYGPA, encoded by the exons ATGGCGGCGGCGAGCACCGG GCCATACCGCCGGGAGCGGAGCCTGACCCTGCGCAGCAGCAGCTCGGCCCTGTACAACAACCTGGCCGTGCTGTGCCctcccgcccggcccccggccTTCGGAACCGTGCACGGCACCACCCTCAGCCTGCTGGGCAACGAGGGGCCCCCTCGGCAGCTGCAGGCCCGGGGAGGGGGGTCGgccctcagcatccccctgCTCACACAG GCTGCATGGTGCGAGCTCCCGTCGcgggtgctgctggtgctcacATCCCAGCGCGGGGTCCAG ATGTACGATTCTGATGGCTCCACCATGGTGTTCTGGCACGCGCTGGACGTCCCGGAGCACCCAGCAG CACATTCCGTGTTCGCCCGAGGCATCTCCGCAGCTGGCAGCCACTTTGTCTGCGTGG GGACATCCTTTGGAGCCGTGCTGGTGTTCGACATCCCTCCAAAAGGGACCAACGTGACGCTGAGCGAGGTCCTGGAGCAGCACCGGGATCCCGTCACCGACATCGCAGCCGAGCAGGGCCAGGCCCCG gatggggctggggatCTGGTGACAGCCGATGATTCCGGGGCCCTCTGCCTCTGGAGCACCGGGGAGGAGTTCACCCTGCTGGGGAAGATCCCGGGATCTGG CTCTACCTGCTCCTCCGTGAGGCTGTGGAATGGGATCGTGGCCGCGGGCTATGGGAACGGGCAAATCCGGCTGTGGGAAGCGGGGTCGGGGCAGATCCGTGCCCAGGTGAGCGCCCATGCCCGCTGGATCTACGCACTCGACCTGGCACCGCTCACCGGCAAG ctgctgtcaggtgCAGAGGATTCCTTTGTCCATGTCTGGAAGCTCAGCAGGAACCCAGACACTGACGACATCGAG atccagcactgccacaccGAGTGCGTGACGGACACGCAGGTTTGTGGCACCCGGTTCTGTGACCCCGCTGGGGACACCTTCGCTGTCACTGGCTACGACCTGAGCGAGATCCTCTGCTACGGCCCAGCCTGA
- the C4H2orf81 gene encoding uncharacterized protein C2orf81 homolog: MAEKGKSRGASAKSKLDKSRTPSRPPGRQSKKPSPKTPRQTSAQHTPSPDEVQKEPLDVGPILDDLLDRVLAECALAAAVRQRVPFTVSRARDAILFVAEWRFPARDEGDPDPEGDPDREEDPNREGYTDPERDGIWSEDEEPKTCPLDSRTPYLVPVDYEGSLSSEESSSEDLSEAEEAESPLVCPGEEPDAISVLAVPLSPDQVPSEDFPVKAEPESPLMRPGEVAGAAPVLAAPLRPGVPAEAAAASPAQVPGADIDVLVPGPSRPEPPSAPRPLERGRRLSRDPRRGAILAQSPEKGRRLSRDTGRDGILAQPPEKDRRLSRDTGSSGIFAPRPPEKDRRLSWAPGSFGIPAQPPERRRRFSWAPGSSGILTQVPDRSSQPSRPPQPRPAPQDAPQPRAPVPTAPSEPPAQAPQVSHESTAKVSHQVPPSPPPGPSRPPMQPRRPSRGTGVPRLGARRVAARRVFPEVKVVDVSGEPEWGRAGASRSRLVLSSAPQVSPVTGRARKAEPQLCDPWLASARLAPGVTVRWGRSERRGPALPGHGGHEEDEEVDEAVKRADKELKPILAYPECRLSEYDE; the protein is encoded by the exons ATGGCCGAG AAAGGGAAATCCCGCGGCGCCAGCGCCAAATCGAAACTGGACAAGTCACGAACGCCTTCCCGACCACCGGGACGGCAGTCCAAGAAGCCGTCCCCCAAAACCCCCCGCCAGACCTCGGCCCAGCATACCCCGTCCCCGGATGAGGTGCAAAAGGAGCCCTTGGACGTCGGGCCCATCCTCGACGATCTCCTGGACCGAGTGTTGGCCGAGTGTGCCCTGGCGGCCGCGGTACGGCAG cGGGTGCCCTTCACGGTGTCGCGGGCGCGAGACGCCATCCTGTTTGTCGCCGAGTGGCGGTTCCCGGCGCGGGACGAGGGGGACCCGGACCCCGAGGGGGACCCAGACCGCGAGGAGGACCCGAATCGCGAGGGGTACACGGATCCTGAACGAGACGGAATCTGGAGCGAAGACGAGGAGCCCAAAACCTGTCCCTTGGACTCCAGGACACCGTACCTTGTCCCCGTGGACTACGAAGGCTCCTTGTCCTCGGAAGAG AGCTCGTCCGAGGATCTCTCTGAGGCAGAAGAGGCTGAAAGTCCGCTCGTGTGTCCCGGCGAGGAGCCCGACGCTATCTCCGTCCtggctgtccctctgtccccggACCAGGTCCCGTCCGAGGATTTCCCCGTGAAAGCCGAGCCTGAAAGTCCGCTCATGCGTCCCGGCGAGGTTGCCGGCGCTGCTCCCGTCCTGGCTGCCCCTCTGCGCCCGGGG GTCCCCGCTGAGGCAGCCGCAGCTTCTCCCGCTCAGGTTCCCGGCGCTGACATCGACGTGCTCGTGCCAGGGCCATCCCGCCCGGAGCCGCCCAGCGCTCCCCGGCCCCTAGAGAGGGGTCGCCGCCTCTCCCGGGACCCCAGGAGGGGGGCAATCCTCGCACAGTCCCCCGAGAAGGGTCGCCGCCTCTCCCGGGACACCGGGAGGGACGGCATCCTCGCCCAGCCCCCCGAGAAGGATCGCCGCCTCTCCCGGGACACCGGGAGTAGCGGCATCTTCGCCCCCCGACCCCCCGAGAAGGATCGCCGCCTCTCCTGGGCCCCCGGGAGTTTCGGCATCCCCGCCCAGCCCCCCGAAAGGCGTCGCCGCTTCTCCTGGGCCCCCGGGAGTAGCGGCATCCTCACCCAGGTCCCCGACAGGAGCAGCCAACCCTCCcggcccccgcagccccggccggccccgcAGGACGCGCCTCAACCCCGGGCTCCGGTCCCGACCGCGCCCTCGGAACCCCCAGCGCAGGCACCACAGGTGTCCCACGAGAGCACGGCGAAGGTCAGCCACCAAGTGCCACCGTCGCCACCCCCCGGCCCCAGCCGGCCACCGATGCAGCCGCGCAGACCCTCCCGCGGCACCGGGGTGCCCAGGCTGGGTGCTCGCCGCGTGGCCGCTCGTCGGGTGTTTCCCGAGGTGAAGGTGGTGGACGTGAGCGGCGAGCCCGAGTGGGGCCGGGCGGGAGCTTCGCGGTCCCGGCTGGTCCTGTCGAGTGCCCCGCAGGTCAGCCCGGTAACCGGGCGGGCCCGCAAGGCCGAGCCGCAGCTGTGTGACCCCTGGCTGGCCTCGGCTCGGTTGGCTCCCGGTGTCACCGTGCGCTGGGGCCGCAGCGAGCGGCGCGGGCCCGCCCTGCCGGGGCACGGCGGGCacgaggaggatgaggaggttGACGAGGCGGTGAAGAGGGCGGACAAGGAGCTGAAGCCCATCCTGGCCTACCCGGAATGCCGGCTCTCAGAGTATGACGAATGA
- the LOC136360338 gene encoding retinol dehydrogenase 13-like has product MELLGALSPPWWLLLLSLLALLLWAMRRSPWEPCKCPTDLTGKTVIVTGANSGIGKCVAMDLARRNARTILACRSRERGQAAVEEIRAATGNPAVVLRLLDTSSLASVRAFASAVLREEPRLDVLVNNAGVTGLPFAITSEGLEQTFTTNYLGPFLLTNLLLDLLKASAPARVVNVSSFRHSAGTADSGFLTGQRSPGGYDAAYNSTKLMNVLFTAELARRLQGTGVTANALSPGVVSTSIMRHFSWAVRALFSLLRPFLKSAEQGAASTIFCAVSEEAAGITGKYFDSSCRLALPSAAARDAALARKLWEASERLTGLTEQG; this is encoded by the exons atggagctgctgggggcCCTGAGCCCCCCGtggtggctcctgctgctctcactcctggccctgctgctctgggccatGCGTAGAAGCCCCTGGGAGCCCTGCAAGTGTCCCACCGACCTGACTGGCAAGACAGTGATTGTCACCGGAGCCAACAGTG GCATCGGCAAGTGCGTGGCCATGGACCTGGCTCGCCGGAACGCCCGCACCATCCTGGCGTGCCGGAGCCGTGAGCGAGGCCAGGCTGCCGTGGAGGAGATCCGGGCGGCCACTGGGAACCCGGCAGTGGTGCTGCGGCTGCTGGACACCAGCTCGCTGGCCTCAGTGCGTGCCTTCGCCAGCGCTGTTCTGCGCGAGGAGCCGCGGCTGGACGTGCTGGTCAACAATGCTGGTGTCACTG GGCTGCCCTTCGCCATCACATCAGAGGGGTTGGAGCAAACCTTCACCACCAACTACCTGGGCCCATTCCTGCTCACCAACCTGCTCCTGG accTCCTGAAGGCCTCGGCACCCGCCCGGGTGGTCAATGTGTCATCGTTCCGGCACAGTGCGGGCACGGCCGACAGCGGGTTCCTGACGGGGCAGCGGAGCCCAGGCGGGTATGATGCTGCCTACAACAGCACAAAGCTGATGAACGTGCTCTTCACCGCCGAGCTGGCACGGCGCCTGCAGGGCACAG GGGTGACGGCCAACGCGCTGAGCCCCGGCGTGGTGAGCACCAGCATCATGCGCCACTTCAGCTGGGCCGTGCGGGCGCTCTTCAGCCTCCTCCGCCCCTTCCTGAAG TCGGCCGAGCAGGGCGCTGCCAGCACCATCTTCTGCGCCGTCTCGGAGGAAGCCGCGGGCATCACCGGGAAATACTTCGACAGCAGCTGCCGGCTGGCGCTGCCCTCGGCGGCCGCCCGTGACGCCGCGCTGGCACGGAAGCTCTGGGAGGCATCGGAGCGGCTGACGGGGCTCAcggagcagggctga
- the LOC136360821 gene encoding uncharacterized protein, which yields MRNGQSEAKGKGGTSYGGARPGEEDEEEKEREEEAARRDGINRDETRLGAFGMPQRRAVPRLTTLCLQNLAQHMQSLWAKDYSENYLDEYEFRFVVGPFNDLAGELVQELLELLGTSRRLSRAALHLLLLPHLRQLSLRPCPTLANNALGHLIVTRCQGLSVLDLGGCGRLSPSVLVDLAEGLPRLTRLGLAHTQTNIQVLSAVGSCCHNLRELDVSGCKKVTPRGLRHLGYDPLAQTPGCPALHVLLAHDLEHTEDGDMVAAVAFLLLALPCLEVLAHSALMDALQLLHSQQLDGTKDSEGFPSLEELMRSRGAALEGPPLILPLQQLEYVAEDALGTVHAMCPQAKEVSVWLEDSPSPSGLRELLGWKCLSRVTLGCSGLHGRPLAEVLPLAQGLGARLHTLTLHGFSWQDPLSLPTLLASCPALQSFSAVLEVPPDPQSQEEPPASSPRWATDLLPRGLHQLQSFSLMLSGPVPAAHQPVLGSTLASVLCKALQLQTLRLLSVPFPLDSVLESALAGPGLRELRSLSLAESCVSAGAVWQLLGSDGPLRRLDLSRCPDIYRRDYDGFLQAVRKQRLDLDITWE from the exons ATGCGCAATGGGCAAAGTGAAGCCAAGGGAAAGGGCGGGACGAGTTATGGCGGGGCCAGGCCcggggaggaggatgaggaggaaaaggagagggaggaggaagcagcGCGACGGGACGGGATCAATCGCGACGAGACGCGGCTGGGAGCCTTCG GGATGCCCCAGCGGCGGGCAGTACCCAGGCTGACCACGCTGTGCCTGCAGAACCTGGCCCAGCACATGCAAAGCCTCTGGGCCAAGGACTACAGCGAAAACTACCTGGATGAGTACGAGTTCCGCTTCGTCGTGGGCCCTTTCAATGACCTGG CTGGCGAActggtgcaggagctgctggagctgctggggacaaGCCGGCGGCTGTCACGTGCGGCActgcacctgctgctgctgccacacctGCGCCAGCTCAGCCTGCGGCCCTGCCCCACGCTGGCCAACAACGCCCTGGGGCACCTCATCGTCACACGCTGCCAG ggccTGAGCGTGCTGGACCtggggggctgcgggcggcTCTCGCCCTCTGTGCTGGTGGACCTGGCCGAGGGACTGCCACGCCTGACCCGCCTGGGGCTGGCGCACACCCAGACCAACATCCAGGTGCTCTCGGCCgtgggctcctgctgccacaacCTGAGGGAGCTCGACGTGTCCGGTTGCAAGAAGGTGACACCACGTGGCCTGCGGCACCTGGGCTATGACCCCCTGGCACAGACCCCAGGCTGCCCTGCGCTCCACGTCCTGCTGGCCCACGACCTGGAGCACACCGAGGATGGGGACATGGTGGCTGCTGtggccttcctgctgctggccctgccgtgcctggaggtgctggcacaCAGCGCCCTGATGGatgcactgcagctgctccactcccagcagctggatggGACCAAGGACTCCGAGGGTTTCCCCTCACTGGAGGAGCTGATGCGGAGCCGGGGGGCTGCACTGGAGGGACCCCCACtcatcctgcccctgcagcagctggagtaCGTGGCAGAGGAtgccctgggcactgtccaCGCCATGTGTCCCCAGGCCAAGGAGGTCAGCGTGTGGCTGGAGGACAGTCCCAGCCCCTCAGGGCTccgggagctgctgggctggaagtGCCTGTCCCGGGTGAcgctgggctgctctgggctgcacGGCCGGCCGCTGGCAGAGGTTttgcccctggcacagggcctGGGCGCCCGCCTGCACACGCTGACCCTGCACGGCTTCAGCTGGCAGGATCCACTCTCGCTGCCCACCCTGCTCGCCAGCTGCCCCGCCCTGCAGAGCTTCAGCGCTGTGCTGGAAGTGCCACCAGACCCCCAGAGCCAAGAGGAGCCCCCCGCCTCGTCACCACGCTGGGCCACCGACCTGCTGCCCCGCGGGCTGCACCAGCTCCAGAGCTTCTCGCTGATGCTGTCCGGGCCTGTGCCAGCCGCGCACCAGCCGGTGCTGGGCTCCACGCTGGCCTCGGTGCTGTGCAaggccctgcagctgcagaccCTGCGCCTGCTGTCCGTGCCCTTCCCGCTGGACTCGGTGCTGGAGTCGGCgctggcggggccggggctgcgggagctgcGGTCGCTGTCGCTGGCCGAGAGCTGCGTGTCCGCGGGCGCcgtgtggcagctgctgggctccGACGGGCCCCTGCGGCGCCTGGACCTGTCCCGCTGCCCCGACATCTACAGGCGCGACTACGACGGCTTCCTGCAGGCCGTCAGGAAGCAGCGGCTGGACCTGGACATCACCTGGGAGTAG